CAAGTAAATTCCCTTTTCCCGCGACTCCAAGCATCGTTCCAAGAGAGGAAAAGAAGTCTGGAACAAAAAATGCGAGCAAAAAAGGCAGATAAGCAATTTGAAGAGCATCGATGATATCTAGTTGAAACATTAAAGGTCCTACATTGTCAGGCATAGAAAAAATAGAATCAGGTATTTCCGTTAATCCAAAAGGTATGCCGACTAATGTGGTTGCAACAATTCCGATTAAGAGATGCCCCATAACTTTTCGTGCCAACAGAACACTCATGATAAGAAAACCAAATAAAGCAAGAAGGGTTTCAGGTGCAGCAAGATCTCCAAGTACTAGAGAGTTTGAACTTTCACTAGCAACCACCAGGCCGGCATTTCTAAAACCGATTAATGCAATGAACAGACCAACACCGGCCCCGATGGAAAGTTTAATAGCCGGGGGCATAATTTTTACGACAAGTTCTCTCAAACCAAGAACTGTAAATAATATAAAGAGAACGCCAGATATAAAAACCAATCCAATACCTGTTTGCCAAGCCAATCCTTCTGTAGATACCAGCGTTACAGCGAGAAATGCTACAGAACCCAGGCCGGGAGCAAGTGCAAACGGCCGGTTGGCAAACACTCCCATTATAATCGTCATAACACCAGTTGCAATAATCACAGCTACGGTAACTTGATCTACCGGCATGTTTCCTTCACTTAGTAAATTGGGTACAACAACAACTAAATATACCATCGTCATAAACGTTGTTAAACCAGCCGTTAATTCCGTTCGTACATTCGTATCATACGAAGATAGTTTAAAAAATCGTTCTACAAATGCTTTCACTATTATCACGTCCCTTTCTATACATAGTAGATATTAAAGAAATAATGGCACGATTTGACCTTCATTCACTCGAATCAAGCCTAAATCTGTAATTTTTAACTCCGGGCTGACAGGAAGGGAATGAGTACTTATAGACATTATTGGATTGTAGTGTTTATATCCTAAATGTTTCATGGCCTTTCTTAACTCATTTGTCTTTTCAGCCACTTCTGCAAGCGGGGCTTCCGTTATAACTCCACCCAATGGAAGATGTAAGAAAGCTTTAACTTCTTCATCTTCAACGACGCAAATGCCCCCTTGATTTTCAATAACTTTATTTGCCGCAATACAGAGGTCTGTCTTGTTTTGTCCAACCGTTAATAAGTTATGGTTATCGTGAGCATACGTTGTTGCGATAGCTCCTTTTTTTATAGTGTCTCCACCAATTAACCCCAGCGCTTTATTGCCATTTTTTCCGTAACGTTCAAAAACAGCAACTAAACCATAGCAGCTCGCTTCCCATTGTAATTCTCCAGC
This DNA window, taken from Alteribacillus bidgolensis, encodes the following:
- a CDS encoding NCS2 family permease, which codes for MKAFVERFFKLSSYDTNVRTELTAGLTTFMTMVYLVVVVPNLLSEGNMPVDQVTVAVIIATGVMTIIMGVFANRPFALAPGLGSVAFLAVTLVSTEGLAWQTGIGLVFISGVLFILFTVLGLRELVVKIMPPAIKLSIGAGVGLFIALIGFRNAGLVVASESSNSLVLGDLAAPETLLALFGFLIMSVLLARKVMGHLLIGIVATTLVGIPFGLTEIPDSIFSMPDNVGPLMFQLDIIDALQIAYLPFLLAFFVPDFFSSLGTMLGVAGKGNLLDKEGNLPNINRPFLTDASGTTLGSFLSVPVLTTYVESAAGVESGGRTGLTAVTTGLLFLLTIFITPIILIIPNAATAPALILVGLMMLSAVKNIDFSDTTESLPAFMTIVVTIFTFNFGNGIAAGIIIFVIVKSLSGRYKEVHPGLYFLVLPLIYYFATLAHL